The nucleotide sequence GCTCGTGGTATACGAGCACGCGGCAAAGCGAATTCTTCCGGACATACCGGGGTATCGCTCGGAGCGCGAAGAAGTGTATGGCGATGTCGCCCTTGCGTTTATGGCGCCGTCATCGGCATAGGAATGGGATTTGACCAACGGTAGAGCCGCGCGTACGACGCGCGCGATCTATCCGGGGTCGTTCGATCCGCCTACCAACGGCCACCTTGACGTCATCGAACGCGCGGCAAAGTGCTTCGGCCAACTCATCGTCGCCATCGTCGTCAACCCTCAAAAACGCAGCCCCATGTTCACCTTGGACGAACGCATCGCCATGCTCAAGCAGTGCATCACGCACGTGCCGCAGGCGCGCGTCGAACACTTTCGGGGCCTTCTCGCGGACTATTTGAAGGCCGCTCAAGCCGACGTGATCGTCAAGGGACTGCGCGTGGTGTCCGATTTCGAGAGCGAGATGTCGACCGCGCTGATGAACCGGGAGCTATCCGGCGTCGACACGCTCTTCCTGATGTCGGATGCGAAGTATTCCTTCGTCAGCTCGAGCCTGGTCAAAGAGGTCTTTTTTCTCGGCGGCGACGTCGCCACGCTCGTTCCGGAGCCCGTGCTCAAGGTCATGACGGACAAACGCTCAACTCTTTCCGAGTCTCAATCGTAACGGAGGTAGAAATGTCGGTCTATCGAGTCCTAGATAAACTCGAGAGCTACGTACACGAAGGCACGTGGCTGCCCGCCGGTTATCGCGTGCTCTCCGAAGAACGGCTGCTCGAGTTCGTCGAGAAGATCCGCGCTTCGCTGCCCGAGGAAGTCGGGCGCGCGAAGATCATCGCAAAGGACCAAGACCGCGTGATGCGTGCCGCCGCCGAGAAAGCGCAAGCGATCGTCGAAGAAGCGGCCACCAAGCACGAAGAGCTGGTCGATCAAAACGAGATCGTGCAGCGTGCCCGGACGACTGCCGAGATCGTGCTGCGCGAAGCCGAAGAGCGCGCGCG is from Candidatus Baltobacteraceae bacterium and encodes:
- the coaD gene encoding pantetheine-phosphate adenylyltransferase produces the protein MTNGRAARTTRAIYPGSFDPPTNGHLDVIERAAKCFGQLIVAIVVNPQKRSPMFTLDERIAMLKQCITHVPQARVEHFRGLLADYLKAAQADVIVKGLRVVSDFESEMSTALMNRELSGVDTLFLMSDAKYSFVSSSLVKEVFFLGGDVATLVPEPVLKVMTDKRSTLSESQS